The Gossypium hirsutum isolate 1008001.06 chromosome D03, Gossypium_hirsutum_v2.1, whole genome shotgun sequence genomic interval CAATCAAAATCCCCACACCAATATAGGATATCATCTGGAAGCAACCACGGAGCTCTCCACTCGACGTTCTCCTCTTGCAGATTCTGAAAGATTGCCATCCATTTCTCCTCTGTAATATCATCTCTCCTGAACGTAGCCACTATCTCTTTCAACGGTGAATAACTTTCAGAGAAGACCTGATATGAAACCTTatcaaccttccaaaagtggctatggaaccaccCAAGTAATAGCtgcgcacatccaataaatctgccTTCTCCCGTTCTTCGACATACATTTAATGACCAAAAGGTTTTTGCCAAAATCACCAGAACTGGCGTAACTCCCTTATCAAGTCGATCAAATAAATCAGTGACCGCCTCATCAATATGTCCCAAAATCTTAGGAAACACAATTAGGCCATATATACTCAAAGCAAAGACGTCTACTTTCTTCCACACATCTAGGTGTGCTAAAATGAGGTCCCTCAAACTTTTCCAGGGAATACACCTACTATCCCCTTTTTGCTTAATCCGAGCCGctacccactgctcactcatccctgttataTTTATCAGCTTCTTCAAGAAAGTCGGTACATTTACCGCTTTCGAATAAATTCTATCTACCTGAACCTTCGAACACCGAAGTAAAGCTGTGTACTCCTCTATCGTAGTCACCAAATCAACCTTCCCGAATGTGAAGCAACTGTAGGCCGGATTCCAAAACTAAGCAAGAGCTCGAAACAGACGCTTGTCTACCTTCATGTCAAGtaaataaggcaaatccccataattCAAATAGAATAACTGCCTAACCTCATTATCCCATTGATCTCAAATCTCCTTCAACTTCTGCAAGTTGTTCTGAGCTACGCTAACACGAGTGAAGTCCTATAACTCTGATATGTATCCCACGGCCAAACTATCACCTTTTTCATGTTGTTTCTTCTCAGACCAAGCCCGGACAGCCGTATTgtcttccactctatcaagaaacccatttcccaTGATAAACTTTCTATATGGCAACCGAATATGAACCAACGCCTTTATAATGAAATGTCATGCAATTatgatgtcatgcaatcaaaacaaaataaccCAAGTCAGTATTACATATAAAGATATAATCCAACATAAAATAACAAGAACACTTATTTAGGAATCTACTAGGGTTCggtatagttctacctagggcaagtccctaaagctcactatatgaggtttagtttctagagtaagggtacccgaaccagcagattcctcgatcttcacccattataggctcatatggatcgagttcagtttagggggacacatttccctatggctgcacggagatgaaaatctcacgaagacataggtacggatgtatcccggaagcggtccactaccctgcacgaaggtgaaaacctcacgaaggactagtttctcgctcccacttaagggtaaaatgcaaaatgcaaatgcaaagttACCAACATACCATGATAAAACATCAATGAGTGCAAAGGGAActcatgaatttttaaaaaactattGATTTTCGACACAAAGACAAATATGATCAGTTTATTGCTCGACTCTCTAtgtgtccccagcggagtcgccaagctgttgaaaccgttttttttgaaaacaaaaaaaattttagttgtcgtCTTAAAAAACAAAAACTAGAGTCGCCGTGTGATCGGcctaccttaaaaatagttttggtctgcgaaatttgagaaaacaggttcgggagtcagttacgcacgaggaaggattagcaccatcgtaacgcccaaaattggtaccaaattgattttttttaatgccttggtgtcgaaaatttgaaaagattttaaaaggaaacttttatttcatgaatggattaaaataaaaagacatttgtatttcaaagaaataaaacaccacacccagtgagttagggcacaatgtttttaaatcctcaaaatacccgaatattgccttttgcttttgaaaattcttatttcgagaagaaaatgtcatgaccagtaagttaggacccaacattttgaattcccgagaataagtttttatttaaaatttgaacttattgcaaaacaaatacttggctttctaaactcatcgaaaaataatcgcgatccagtaagttaggacacgatctttcacgagaatcatgaatgccaaacATTTTGGAGTTTATAGAATAGGATCATTTAAACactttgtgaaaataaaaaaaatatttgaaaaaaatgctaaaaagggttAAGGCATAACATAAAACAAATGCTCTAGGTTaagacaaatatgaataaatatttacaagtatATATGCAGGTACACTATACACGTACATTTGCAAACGAAAAAAAAAGGAATGAAATACATCAGATAAAAACAAATAGAAATACatgcataaaaaatataaaaatatgcatatgtatttatttacaaaaaatgtataagtatatatgtaaaatataaggtatataaaagttaaaaaatatagaaaaacgtATAGATAAAAGatatgcatatgtacatataaaatagaaatatacaaatatacgtatttacagaaaaaaaaataatttgaaaacaaaagtatgtatataaaaaGAATGTTTgtatgtacaaaaatatatatatttaaaatcttttaaaaatatatgtatatatattatctaaaaCATGCGTGTATAtgtatagtaataataataataataataataataatgataatatttaaaaataaaaaaaataagaaaaatagctaaaatggaccaaattgaacttaaaaacaaaaaaatgggcgaattttgaataaaattttaaaataaaagggtCCACTTGAACACGCGCGTAACAACGGatgaccaaaagggaaattatcccgtccttccaaaacgctgcgcagcaaggggccaaattgaaataaaaataaaatgtgcggcccaatttctaaaaaaacaaaacaagtttAATTGAAATGCGCTGCAAACAGGAGGGGCCAATTGCGTAAATAGCCCATGTGACGTCAgagcgcgcggatcctccccttcgggtcgggtcaccgcgcgggttaCACTAGggcgaaacgacgtcgttttgaacgttatttaaaacaaaatttttcccTTCAAAAGTCATTTGAAAccgaatgaaagaaaaaaataaaataaaaaagacagtGGTGCTCTGCTAGGGTTTAATTCCCTAGCATCCTCGTGCTACCCCTCGGCCCATGCCGGCGCTCCGATTGCGACGGATATGGCGACGGTCCGGCGTCTTCGACGAAAAGGGTAAGATCTCtcctttttctttgttattttaaacaaaaatgatgatgaaaataaaaaaaaaagaaaaatttcgaaaataaaataaaataaacgctgtaaaataaaatgcaaaaatcaccattgaaaaacaagtttaatctgtatttcttttaatttctctGTGTATTTCTCCGTTCATACCCCCATCCCTATTTTACAGATTTAATGGCCTTTTATAGgccgaaaaggaaaaaaaactaaaataaataaatcatatattttgCTTGTTTTTCTCCTCCGGACTCTTTGAGTCCGTATTCGTAGGTGAAAGTGGAGCAAACGGCGCGTGTGGGGTGGTCGATTCCGTGACGTGCGGCGCTTGGGAACTGCTGGAGGCGTTGGGCGCGGCGTGAGGCTGCTGGGTGCATTCGGGGCTTGCTGCGGCACTCCTTAGGGCTTAGGGttttttttctgtttaattttgCTTTGGGCCAGGGTTATTTTGGGTTATTGGGTTGTTTTACTATTTGTAAGGCCTGGACCATTTGGGCCGATTACAATAATTAATCatcaattatatttaaaattaatctagttataaaatattaaaagaaacttcTCGTCAATCCCTACATCTTGTGTCTAAAAACTCGGAGTggttgaaatttaattagagcTTCTCAAATGGCTAAAGTTCAAATCCATCTTTTCATTAGTCTCTCTTCCTTTTCTTAAGCACCGATTGGTTTTATGGCTTCCTACACAAAATAGTAACGATACTTCTCAAATAGTTGAGCGGTCAAGAATGGTTAGTCAATCCATCTAATCCTGGCTTTCATTCcctctaaattttatatttttctttggaGGGAATGAAGAGCGGGTTGAAGCGGTGGTGGggatataaaatgaaaaattagctACTAAGGACTCCTACTTCTCTTCTATTTGTTCATACtcattttttaaagaatattttaatgttcaa includes:
- the LOC121215393 gene encoding uncharacterized protein, which gives rise to MSCFTFGKVDLVTTIEEYTALLRCSKVQVDRIYSKAVNVPTFLKKLINITGMSEQWVAARIKQKGDSRCIPWKSLRDLILAHLDVWKKVDVFALSIYGLIVFPKILGHIDEAVTDLFDRLDKGVTPVLVILAKTFWSLNVCRRTGEGRFIGCAQLLLGWFHSHFWKVDKVSYQVFSESYSPLKEIVATFRRDDITEEKWMAIFQNLQEENVEWRAPWLLPDDILYWCGDFDWVPLLGIWGAVGYAPLLVLRQYRSRQFVPATQGLSECGFSYKDDGYKRKAREMANAWNQTRRMKRLAMGPMTTSEYNEWRETEGLRKGKRKVEEDLNSLKTDYKRLRLSVRTAGLGKTSEQWHQEVQEEKTKAGRWEERFQEAQMQNRSLEKMVELQASLSRIEKMKKTIEELEVALQNGEARIEYLEANKYHQSEQLHYLQNQVRSRDRVMGQALVQI